Part of the Chanos chanos chromosome 5, fChaCha1.1, whole genome shotgun sequence genome, ttttagacagagaATTCCAGAACTCCCATGGTATATAGACAGGATTCCGTAAGTATTTTGCAATGTGATATACACTTTTTTGTTGGTTGGTAGTAGGTGTTTGTGATACCTATAGTTCTTATATTTTGTCTGCTAGATTTTATAAAGGATAATCTAGAAGTGCTCAAGAAGTCATTAAGATGTtcaaatgaattattcattttatcttAGGTTTCCCAAGCtgcctgtgtctttctgtgggAATGAGAAATGGAACTACAGCTGCTTCAATGGTGGGAACTGCTCTAGTTCAGAACGCATGTGTCACTGTATGCCTGGTTTCACTGGCCAGTGGTAAGTAACTGATGTCACACTGTTTAAGAGCTACTTTTAACACAGATTTAGAACATTTGTATATTTGGATATCAGAATTTGGGAAAGGCActtacatgtgtatgtgtgttacatgtTTATAGGTGTGAAATGGATCTGGATGAATGTGCATCTGACCCATGTCTGAATGGAGGCTTCTGCCGCAACCTCATCAATAGGTTccagtgcgtgtgtgagatGAGCTTCGCCGGAGATCACTGCCAGATCGATGTCAGCGATTTCTACGTGTATGTTTTCCTGCTCCTTTGGCAGAACATCTTCCAGCTGCTCTCCTACCTCATTCTTCGTCTGGACGATGACCCTGAGGTTGAATGGAACGCTGGAAACGAAGAATAGGGttcaaacatttttgaaaacagcACAGTGAGGAGTACTGAGAGACACTGGAAGGTAACATTGCTCCTGAAGAGCCTAAATGTCTAGATGTAGAGTGTAGAAGTCTTTTCTTGGTGCCTTACCATTACGATTGTTTTTccataaattattatttttataatctATCTATTccaaaatgttatattttataATGACATacaatgtgaaacagagaaatcaTTTAGAGTTCTATTAATTTTGTGAGAGTTCTAAAATGAACTGTGCTTTAAGTATGAGAGGGATTGCACACATGCTACTTTTAATGTTAATAATTGTCTTCCAGAACACAGGTGCATATTTCTTATTAAAATAAGATCTCATTGGCTGTGTGCATATTGTTGTCGGCGAGATTATGATTTACCGTCACCTTAGGTGACTTAAGTCCCAGCACAATAATGCAGACAAAATAACGCTGTGTGTCCCTAATTCTATAAGGACTACACACTTTGCAATTGGTTCAGCCATGAGTACACACGCCTGACTGCAAACATCCACTAATCATGAAGCCTTCGATTAACTTAATCAGCTTAGTGCTGAGACTCAGGACTTGTACTGGAGAATGTTGTGTCAACACTGTGCTCCCCCTAATGGAGAATGGCCACATGGAACATTAACAGACCAGACAACTGCAAAATACCACGGTGAGAAGACAGAAAAGGTGGTTTggtatttttatatgtttgagGGAGATCAGCAAAACAATAGACCTATCAATATAGCTAAGAAATCTATGGAAGTGCAAGAAGCATAAAAGTAGGGAACTTGTAGGAATCAGTTTCTGTAAAGTTTATATCTACACTATTCTTACCTGTTCACATCTGTACTTCTCTATGACTTTGTTtccatttgtctgtgtctttaattaaatatttatatacttGAACTaatttttgtcctctctcttgGATTGCTGGTCTAATGCGCAAATTTCTTTGAGTTTAAATCTAACAGGAACATTCTGGTGGCTTAATACTGAATGCCCTTCGAACAAACAACGAAATCAATCACATCCTTTCACATTTCTACTCTCTGCACTAACATGACAAGTCAGGAAAAGATATCTTGACATTTAAACTGGTGGTATAATAAGAATAAATCCTTTAAGTTTGTATATAGACTCTTCAAACTCCTTTTAAAAGCATCACTTCAACTTGCCTTGGTTTTGAAGCCATAAAACTAGTTAGACAGGATACAAGTAGCATCCATGtcttcacacaaacaaaatagtAGAACTTTTCTGACTTACATCCAACTTTTCTGAGATATGGAATCTCAGCCATGTTTTGTGAGAAACTGCTCTTGGCTGTCTCCTTTATGATTGGACCATCATGACTAACAATGAAGTCTTCAGAAAAGAAATTGTTATTAATGTTATCTGGGACAGAGTTACTCCATCAGCTTATGGCTGGATCTAGACTACTGGGAAAAACCATAATTTTCCTAAAACttatggtgtggtgtgtacaTCCCTGAAAAGGAATTAATTGTCATGTAGTTTAAATACATAACTGATCATTTACATACCTAGCGCCTCAATACATCTTGACTGGTTGGCATGTAAATGTTCAATCACAAACATAATGTACATTGAGCAATGTTGgctttgacattttaaataatagttTAACCTTTTGTGCCAATTTTTTGTGCCAGTTTGGGCATTGTGAATCTGTTGCACAACATTGTGTTTTGCACTGTTCCACTTGACTATATTTGCACCAATTCATAGCATTAAGGAATAGTCATACTGAACGGAGCTTTGTAAGTCTGAAAAATTGTGTACATTAATCAGACCAAGTTAGGAATTGCTACTGCTGGGTGTATTGTTAACACAagaatttccttttttccagTGACTAGGCAAAGGTTAAAGATACTTGAGTTTTCCAGATCCCATTTCACCCGAACACCACTAACTCTGCAAGTCCACATTTACATTGGCAGCCCTCCGCTGCTGTTCATTGGGCATCTCTTGCACAATGAACCAGCAAGAGTTCTTAGTATATTTACCTTAGCTGTGGGCTTGAGACTAAAGTGCAGCTATATATATAGTTTAAATGTCATGCACTTGGTCACCTCTCTGAAAACAGCAAAGCTAATACTGTTGGGCTACAGCTCCTGTCCACCATAATGAATCTCCTGAGTGCTGTAGCTCTTCTTGGACTCCTGTTGATGGGAACATGGGCACAGGTGGGGCCCAGCACAACATTGCTGTCCTGTGATTCCCCTGAGGCTGAAGAGGCAGCCTTGGTGGCCCAGGATTACATCAATGGCCAACATACACATGGATACAAATACGCCCTAAACAAAATTGAGGAGTTCAAGAAAATAACCAAAGTAAGTGAATGACAACAGAAGTACAAGGCCCTGTCCTGCCACACTTTTGATTTAGGAATCTGAGTATCAAGTAGAGGAAAGTGATGAATGATACACATAGATTTCTAAGAAGCAGACAACTGAGGTAAAGTGAAAACTGGGATTATTCTTTCTGGTGTTTATCCCTTTTATTATTGTCCTTAAAATGtgacaatgtaaaaaaaaacaacaacattttttctGGTTCAGCATGAACTGCTAGAcagaatcaacaacaacaacaagtaaATGTGTCTACTCATAacaatgtgaattttttttgaATGAGTGTGGTAGAACTGAACTCTGAACTTTGGGGAAATGGTGTAGTTTGTTTGTGGCTCAAACAGTGAGATATTTGTTAGAGAAAATAAAGGTCTGCCATGGACATAAGCATTTGCACAGTTTGATGAGACAAGAGGAAAAATCAAATTGCTAGAAGTATCCAAAAATGTTCTTATCATGTGCAGCCAACAATGTTTTCAACCTAATGAAGCAATGGCtcattaaaagtgtttttgtcaaAATGATTTGTCTGGACCGCTCTAGCCAGATGGCAGTGAAGTCTATCTTATGGACGTGGAACTGCTGGAGACTAAATGCCACGTCCTAGATCCAACTTCTGTATCCGCATGCCCGGTCAGACCCAAGGCAGAAATGGTGAGGCCTATGCTGCTAACCTCTTTCTTGGGTTGAGCCCAATTTTTCCCTGAAATGATAGATGTATTGTATGATACTAAAACCTATTTATAGCTGCAAAGACAAGAGTGCAGCATAATGGAGGTGGTCTGACCACACAAAGTCCATCAGCTTAGTTACTGAACCTTACATTATCATTATCCATCAAGATTATGTAATGTAACAGTTACCAAGGGTtgtctctgcttgttttgttctctctcattgtttAGGCAGTGGAGGGGGATTGTGATGTTGTCCTATCAAACGATGCTGGAGTTTTTTCTGTGGTGgcctacaaatgcaaatcagagcctggtaaaaaataaaacaaaacctttgAACAGCCTTAAGTTATGTAAAAGAAATATTAAGGACAGTATTGACTTGAATCAGTGGacttattcaaacacacacacacacaacacaacacacagacatcaaacTTGTAGTTGTTTTACATGAACATTATGTCTAAAATGGAAAATTAAGTTTCATATAACAGTACAAAAAGTTTTATGAAACTGTTTTGACCTCTTCTGTTGACATGAGAAGAGTCATCTGAGGAACTATGTGTGGGCTGCACCCATCTTATTCCATTCAACGACACGAATGCCCAGAATTTAGCCTCTGCTTCTTTGGAACttttcaacaacaaaacaggaaatgctaCATTTGCTTTGCTCGAGATTGGACGATTGGCTTCCCAAGTAAAATCTTTGCTTAATTCTTTTTTCAATTAGCCGCAGGAATACTTTTAAGGAGAGTCCTTTTCCTTAGCCTCTTGATATTGACTTCAAaacatgcatatgtgttttgtggcaaaaacaatattattttagctgtgttttctgtgtttgaaggTTGTCTCTGGAGGTCCAAAACTCTTTGCTGAGTATGCCATTATTGAGACAAACTGCACAAGTCTTGATGAGTTCTGTGTTCCTCTTAATCATACAACTGCTGTAAGTATAATGAGAAAAACAATTTCTGTAacaatgtatttacatttttccaGTCACGTGGCAAACACGTCTATATTTAAGAGAAAATCTATTCTTAAAAACCCAGTTCAGGAATTTGTAGTGGACAAAATGTTGCTCTAGTTGGTTCTGATCATCTGAAACTATGCTGCAAAATGAAGGGCTTTGTTCTTATTATTCTCTTCAGCGCCACGGTTTCTGTCTTGCTGAAGGTGCTGGCCTTGATGTTGCAGTTGACTGTAAAATCTTTGCTGTTCctgtgagtttttctttttttttaactaatacTGTCACCAAAATTTAGTATCTTAAGAGGCATACTTCAGGgcaatatataaatattcagTCAACCAATATGCATGAACAATCAAATATAACTAATGTTTAGTATGGCTTCAGTAGGATGGCATGAAACAAATAAGAACTATTTGAAATGTCTTGAAACAAAGAATCAATAGACTTGAACAATGAGCAGGTGTGATAAAATTTCTCTCTGGTCTGATAGACTACTGTTGTGGACCCACTCACAAATGGCTCGGTGCCAGCTCTACCACCAGTTGTCCTTCATGCTCACACTGCCGGCCCTGGACAAACCCCATCAATCCATGGTCTCAGACATCACAAGTTGCTTAAAATCCATGACCCTTCTGTAAGTGGGCTGCTCTCTGAATCTGCTGAATCAGCAGAAGTGCTGGCAGAACCTGCTGCTCCCATTGTGAAGAGGGAAGTGCCAGCATCTGAGATGACAGTCTCTGAAAATCCCAACACTAATACAGAGCCACAGCTCCTCATGCCTCTTTGCCCAGGAAAGGTTAAACATTTCTGAGTTACAGATAAATTCATTTAACCCACTGTCcaaaacaacatcacacacatgtTCGTCCCTGAACAAGTTTGGTAATGTTGATGGGCAGGAAGCCCAAAGCTCTTTTAACATGTTATGATACTTCTAAATGGTGCTAAAGACTCAAATGTACTTGAGAGCTGTGTGACTTACTCTGCTGTATAATGAAGACTCATTTACAGCATAATCTGATTTTCTTTGGCTTTAAAAAGGAAGATCACCATTGTTGAACTGTTTTGATCTCTGGTTCTTGGCCTGCCAGCCACATTTGAGTAAACATCTACATATGCTATATATTTGTGTGCGAATAGTTTTTACACCACCTGCATCCAGTCCAACATTTCTGCTAAGCTTGAGGTTCCAACCCCTTTGTGCTACCCACAAAGTTTAGAACGCAAGCCAAATTCTGAAcgttcacacacagactatcactccatgtttcatattttgacTGGAAAAATGCCCATTTCAAGACcaagcatggggggggggggaaacccACCCACACCTTTAGCAATTCTTCCAAAACAGGCATATCCAAACACCATCAACATGAAACCATAATTCCATCTGAGCCAACAAACCCCATCCAAATAAAGATCAGACAGAAGTTCTCCTTAATCTTTTATTATGAAGCAAAGGAATGGCGTTGCCATCTTCCATTATTCCTTTGAGCATTCTGGGATTGGCTCTTCTGTTGCACttttgggcaaaaaaaaaaaaaaaaatttaacatCAAGTGAAGACAAAACTTGGCAATgcaaaatattttgataaactCACCATCTCCATAGGAACTGGAAAATGACCCCCCAGTGTTTAACTGCTGTATCAGAGGGTTAAAGACAGAGTGCCAGTATTTACTGAATGACCTCTGATCAGCATGGGATGTGCTGGAAGGAGGAACCTTACTGGACTCATGTCGTGGAATAGACACAGGTAGCTTGGAGGAGCTGAAAGCAGTATCATGAGTCCTCTTTGGGTGTTGTGCATTTGACTGCCTTTCCAATTCAGGAGCTGAAGGCTGCACTACAGCATGATTAGAGTGGGTTTTTGGATAGTGCACAGAGGATAAAAATGGATACTGATTATTAGATAATGTGCTGCCTCCACCAGGGTGGGAACTAGACAGTAGACCTGGCTCTTCAACAAACTCATGCACAGATCTAGGACCATTTGGAATGGCATACATGACAGAACCCCTGTCAGGAATGTGCGAAATGGTTTGTTGGTTTGGATTTTGTGCTGGATGAGAGATGGGGTGAAGAGGGGCCGAATATGGATTATGATCATATGTTGCTTGCAAGAAGGCAGAACTGTTATTCAGTGAAACAAGATAGGACATTGAGTGGTTTGAATGTGGATGTTGGATGTGCTGTTGGGTTGGACTAGATGTTGGGAAAGGATAAGAATGAGGCAACGGAAGACCAAAATAGTGGTGATTGTGATGATGATAGGATACGGGTGGTGGGCAACAGTTTAAATATCCAACAGGACAGACAAGGGGACAATAGAAAGGACTGGAGAAGGAAGGGTTCTCAGGGAGTAAAGCATGCTTTGCAGTAGATTTGGCTGGATGGAACGCACCCAAAGTTCCCGAGGTAGGAGCAACTGGTCCAGGCTGTCCTGGGTAGAAGGGATGATACACTGGCTTTACAGGGGATGTGGGTGGACTAGTAGCATCTACAGGTTCTGGAGTGGGAGCAACGGGCACAGGTTGCCCTGGGTAAGATGGATGGTAGTCTGTCTTCTGAGAGGTTGTTGGGGGTGTGGGAGGGTGTGTCACTAGGTTAAAAAATCTGTTATCAGGCATTAGGTGGTAAGGAGGATACACCTGCTTTACATGCGATCTGGGTGGACTAACAGCACCTTGAGGTTCTGGAGTGGGAGCAACTGGCACAGGCTGCCCTGGGTAAAATGGATGGTAGTCTGTCTTCTGAAAGGTTGTTGGGGGTGTGGGAGGGTGTGTCACTAGGTTAAAAAATCTGTTATCAGGCATTAGGTGGTAAGGAGGATACACCTGCTTTACATGCGATCTGGGTGGACTAACAGTACCTTGAGGTTCTGGAGTGGGAGCAACTGGCACAGGCTGCCCTGGGTAGAATGGATGGTAGTCTGTCTTCTGAAAGGTTGTTGGGGGTGTGGGAGGGTGTGTCACTAGGTTAAAAAATCTGTTATCAGGCATTAGGTGGTAAGGAGGATACACCTGCTTTACATGCGATCTGGGTGGACTAACAGTACCTTGAGGTTCTGGAGTGGGAGCAACTGGCACAGGCTGCCCTGGGTAAAATGGATGGTAGTCTGTCTTCTGAAAGGTTGTTGGGGGTGTGGGAGGGTGTGTCACTAGGTTAAAAAATCTGTTATCAGGCATTAGGTGGTAAGGAGGATACACCTGCTTTACATGCGATCTGGGTGGACTAACAGTACCTTGAGGTTCTGGAGTGGGAGCAACTGGCACAGGCTGCCCTGGGTAAAATGGATGGTAGTCTGTCTTCTGAAAGGTTGTTGGGGGTGTGGGAGGGTGTGTCACTAGGTTAAAAAATCTGTTATCAGGCATTAGGTGGTAAGGAGGATACACCTGCTTTACATGCGATCTGGGTGGACTAACAGTACCTTGAGGTTCTGGAGTGGGAGCAACTGGCACAGGCTGCCCTGGGTAAAGTGAAAGGTAGTCTGTCTTCTGGGATCTTGTTGGGGGTGTGGGAGGGAGCGGGGCAAAGAACTGCTGGTGAGGCCTGGGAAGGTATGAATGGTAAGCCCATTGTTCTGGGATCTCAAATGGATAAACTGAACTCTTGGGGTCTTGAGCAGTTGTCTCAGAAGTATAAATGCGTTTTGTTGGTTTTGGTGGAGAAACTGGATTGAGATGCTGAAGGTGAAATTGGTTGGGAGAGTATAAATGTAAATTAGTGCCAGCAGGTGACGGACCATGAGGTTCCATCCTTCGCTCTGGTAAAGGAGTGAGAGGCTTCCGTGTATAGGCTTGGTGTAGAGTCTGCTGTGGATTTAGTGGCGAATTCAATTGAGGTTCCATGGTAGGATTGAATGGTACTTGCTGAGGTCTTTGTTGAGAGGAAGGTGGACTGTAAACATGAGATATCCCAGAGGGGGCCCAGGGATGTAGATACAAAGATGGTGCTTGGCTCAGCGTTGGCTGAGGAGCTGGAGCCAGAGAATTCACAGATATAGAGTTGTCTGGTCTACTTGTGGGTGGTGGAGAATTGCGATGGGAGGCAAAATTTGTGAGGTCTGATACAGGACAATATACTTTAACTGGCAAACCCCACCAACGGATTGGCAGGATATAAGCATCtctctaaaaataaatagataaataaaactaGAATCATGCATAAGTAGAAATATCAACTCACATAACAGAAGTGGCATTTAACCATGCACATACCTCCCTAACAACATAACAACCATCATATGGGGCTACAAAGACAGTCTCCCTCCATGTTTTCTGTACATAATGGCCACACGATGAAGCAATTTCAGATAAAGGAAGTGGAGTATCACctgtaattaaaaacaaagtaGAAAATGCAATCAAGACTCAAGACACTATACTTAAAAGATGTTTCCCTAAACCATTGCCACATCTGGAAGCCTCAACATTATAAACATGACAGTATTTGTTCATATTATGGAGCATTTACCTGCCCTGGGTAAACATGACTTACCTGTGACTTAGGAAaaaaatttaacatttaacctcTTGTTTGAATTTGACCAGTTAACAAATAATGAGAAATGTAAATATTCTGCTAATGGTATATAGCAATTTTTGGGAAAAAAGATGTATTCAAAAGGCTTTTTGGGACACCATTACTCTCTCTAAAAGGAGGTGGAAATTACAAAAGCTAGGCATCTAAAGAGATGAGAGTTCAGAGCAAATATGCATTAGCAGTTATGCTTCAATCACTTAGAACTATTTAATAACTGTATGAAggatatgaaaatatgaaggataaatgaaaacattcaacTGAAAAGATATGCTACAGCTTAAGTTGGTCAAAGAGTATGACTAATAAATTTTACTGGGCCTCCCTGAAATATTGTAGGATTTATTTAGGACTATACCTCCGTCGATTACAATTCTGGAACCCACAGTAGGTCCGCCATGGAATCTGAGGCTCATAGCATCATCTATGCATTCAACTCTGGGTCTGGAGGCTATCAGTTTTTCCACAACAGGAGTCCTTGGCATGTCCACAGCATAAACCTGTCCCTGAAGATGCTTGGGCTCACTCCAGTCTTAGAATACAACCACAGTGGAAAGAAAGTTCAAAATGCACCTGGAATGTTGACTTAACTGTTGTCTCTTAAATCCAATCCAAATGTTAACCTAGAGGTAGGCCTATGCTGATAGTTTattcaaaagacaaaatcatAAAGAAGTCAGGCAAACTCACAGCTGTCAGAATGGTATACTACGCCTTCATGAACACCGCTGACACGTTCGTTGTTTTGCATACGATCCTCGTTAACAACCCCTTCCTTTGGCTGTACCAGTTCGGGCGAAATAATCAACCGTCCAGGTTGCAGCGTACGATCTGCTCTCAGATCAGAAGTTGACCATTCTTTTCCATCCCATGTTACAGCACAATGTCCGAGAAAGTTCACTACAATAATTTGTAAACATATGAGCGTTTGCCACTTCCCCTCTTTCAACGCCATTCAATAAATTATAAATAGGTGCACCACGTCGTACCTCAAACTTAACCTCAGCGTTTCGAAAAAGTACAGGCTCTGCGCAGCTTGAGATATTCTATTTGACCAGTCTGATCACTCTGATTGGTAAATCATTTTCACCTGTTTACGCTCCCTTCGTAAACTGATTAAGTATTATAATTTCAAGCGGTGGCTCATTTGAACAGCGAGTTGTTAAACATCGGTTTCGGAGGAAAGTACGTTTTCATTTATATAAAAGTTTATTACGAAGAAGTGTACAGAACGGCTTCTTTGTGTACTTTAATGTTGTTTGTGAAAAGTAGGAAACTAAACGTCACTTTGGGTGTCACTCAACTACAACCATGCATACAAAAGTAAATGTGTTTACTTAGAAATATTTCCTGAATAAAGATCTACAAGATTAGACGACTGTCTTCACTATTGACCCTATGCACCCTTCAAGTCAATCTTCAGTTGCAAAGTTCCTTTTTAATACTCttgaaaacaaatgaagcagTTTAGTATTGAGGCCGGGGAGGGGGCGGGTACGAGTccttagtatgtgtgtgtgagcgagagagagagagagagagaaattaaaagcACGAGAGTCTAGATCCTAACGAACACGACAACTCCACGCTTTGAAATAATGATAATTTCTTGTTCACAGCAATGAAAAAGTAGAACTTGTATACAATTATCACAGTAGTGGAGCGATTTACCCTATTTTATGATCACATAGGCCTACTCGGCAAAGAACTAAATgcaacatttttaatgtcacGGATACGTAGTAGCAAAATCGCCACAACCGTGATTAGGGCCGCTCATCGGGATTCTGAGCAATAACGCCATTGAAAATTAGGTGATTTTATTGATCCTGTTGCGCCACCTCGAGGTGTCCTGAAAACACATAGCTTGGTTTTAGTGAAGTTAGTTAAAACCTGGTCGTAAACAGTAATCA contains:
- the ahsg2 gene encoding alpha-2-HS-glycoprotein 2 isoform X2; amino-acid sequence: MNLLSAVALLGLLLMGTWAQVGPSTTLLSCDSPEAEEAALVAQDYINGQHTHGYKYALNKIEEFKKITKPDGSEVYLMDVELLETKCHVLDPTSVSACPVRPKAEMAVEGDCDVVLSNDAGVFSVVAYKCKSEPESSEELCVGCTHLIPFNDTNAQNLASASLELFNNKTGNATFALLEIGRLASQVVSGGPKLFAEYAIIETNCTSLDEFCVPLNHTTARHGFCLAEGAGLDVAVDCKIFAVPTTVVDPLTNGSVPALPPVVLHAHTAGPGQTPSIHGLRHHKLLKIHDPSVSGLLSESAESAEVLAEPAAPIVKREVPASEMTVSENPNTNTEPQLLMPLCPGKVKHF
- the ahsg2 gene encoding alpha-2-HS-glycoprotein 2 isoform X1, with amino-acid sequence MNLLSAVALLGLLLMGTWAQVGPSTTLLSCDSPEAEEAALVAQDYINGQHTHGYKYALNKIEEFKKITKPDGSEVYLMDVELLETKCHVLDPTSVSACPVRPKAEMAVEGDCDVVLSNDAGVFSVVAYKCKSEPEESSEELCVGCTHLIPFNDTNAQNLASASLELFNNKTGNATFALLEIGRLASQVVSGGPKLFAEYAIIETNCTSLDEFCVPLNHTTARHGFCLAEGAGLDVAVDCKIFAVPTTVVDPLTNGSVPALPPVVLHAHTAGPGQTPSIHGLRHHKLLKIHDPSVSGLLSESAESAEVLAEPAAPIVKREVPASEMTVSENPNTNTEPQLLMPLCPGKVKHF